The DNA region ACAGAGCTGTCGGTGATCGGCTTCGACGATATTCAGATGAGCCGCTATGTGTACCCGGCGCTGACCACCGTGGGGCAGTCGATCCTGCAACTCGGCGAGATGGCGGCCGAAGTGCTTTTAAGAAGAATTGCCACACCGGATATGGCCACCGATCAACGGATCGTGACGCCCAGTATTGTCCTGCGGGAGTCGACTGCGCCGCTGGCCGGCGTGTTCGCCCAGTTCCGTTGAAATAGAAAGCCGCTAAATCAAAAGCACCGCTGAAACAGAATTGATGAGTAGCAATGTATGCCAGCAAAAGTAGTGGTTATAGGCAGCCTGAACATGGACCTGGTCACCCGGGCGCCACGGCTGCCCCGTGGCGGTGAAACGCTGATTGGCGAGTCGTTTGCCACGGTTTCCGGTGGCAAGGGCGCGAACCAGGCGGTCGCCGCGGCGAGGTTGGGGGCGCAGGTGTCGATGGTCGGATGCGTGGGCAGCGATGCCTACGGCAACGAACTGCGCGGGGCGCTGTTGGCCGAGCAGATCGATTGCCAGGCGGTCAGCACCGTCGATGATTCCAGCGGCGTAGCGTTGATCGTGGTCGATGACAATAGCCAGAACGCAATCGTGATCGTTGCCGGTGCCAATGGAGCGCTGACTCCAGAGGTGATTGATCGTTTCGACGCCGTATTGCGGGCGGCGGACGTGATTATCTGTCAGCTGGAAGTCCCGGATGCCACTGTCGGTCATGCGCTCAAGCGCGGCCGTGAATTGGGTAAGACTGTGATCCTCAATCCTGCGCCGGCCAGCCGCCCACTGCCGGCGGACTGGTACGCGTCCATCGATTATCTGATTCCCAACGAAAGTGAGGCTTCGGCGCTGAGTGGGTTGCCAGTGGATTCTCTGGCATCTGCCGAAACCGCTGCATCCCGGTTGATCTCTTTGGGCGCCGGCAAGGTCATCATCACCCTCGGTGCTCAAGGTTCGCTGTTTGCCAACGGCAAAGGCTTCGAGCATTTCCCTGCGCCGAAGGTGAAGGCTGTCGATACCACGGCGGCTGGCGACACCTTCGTCGGTGGTTTTGCCGCCGCGCTGGCGGCCGGCAAAAACGAAGCCGACGCGATCCGTTTCGGCCAGGTCGCCGCGGCGCTGTCGGTGACCCGTGCTGGCGCGCAACCCTCGATTCCCACCTTGTCCGACGTACAGGCCTTTAAAGCACCATGAAAAAGACACCTTTGCTCAACGTCGCGCTGTCGCGGCTGATCGCGTCCCTGGGCCATGGCGACATCGTGGTAATCGGCGATGCCGGTTTGCCGGTGCCACCAGGCGTTGAACTGATCGACCTGGCCCTGACCCAGGGTATCCCGGATTTCGTCAGCACGTTGAAGGTTGTGCTCAGCGAAATGCAGGTCGAGAGCCATGTATTGGCCCAGGAGATCCTGGACAAAAAGCCTTCGGCGTTGGCGACGCTCGATGAGCTGAATGCCGAAGGTGCGCTGGGTCAGCGTGAGCTGCTCAGTCATGACCAATTCAAAGTCCTCAGCCAACAGGCACGGGCGATTGTTCGCACAGGCGAATGTCAGCCGTATTGCAACATCGTGCTGGTGGCGGGGGTAACGTTCTAACTCGCTGTTGTCTTTCTGCTGTCCCACGCACAAGGAGTGCGCTATGCACCGCTATGCTCAGAAACTGCACCATTTGCTTCGGAGTCTGCTGCTTTTGTCCCTGATTACCGCAACAAGCGCCCAGGCGGCGGAAAAGATCGACCTGATCATCGACACCGACCCGGGTGCCGATGACGTGGTTGCCTTGCTGTTTGCCCTGGCATCGCCGCAAGAGCTGAACATTCGTGCGCTGACCACCGTCGCCGGCAATGTGCGTCTGGACAAGACGTCGCGTAATGCGCGGCTGGCCCGCGAGTGGGCAGGGCGCGAGGAGGTGCCGGTCTACGCGGGCGCTCCGAAGCCGCTGATGCGCACGCCGATCTATGCCGAGAACATCCATGGTAAGGAAGGACTGTCGGGTGTCACCGTACATGAGCCGAAAAAAGGCCTGGCCCAAGGCAATGCGGTCAACTACCTGATCGACACCTTGAAAGCCGCCAAGCCCCATAGCATTACCATCGCCATGCTCGGTCCACAGACCAACCTGGCCCTGGCGCTGATCCAGGAACCTGAGATCGTTCAGGGCATCAAGGAGGTGGTGATTATGGGCGGAGCACACTTCAATGGGGGCAACATCACCCCGGTGGCCGAGTTCAACCTGTTCGCCGACCCGCAGGCTGCGGAAGTGGTATTGAAAAGCGGCGTGAAGCTGACCTACCTGCCGCTGGACGTGACCCACAAGATCCTCACCAGTGAAGCGCGCCTGAAGCAGATCGCAGCGATCAACAACAATGCCAGCAAGCTGGTGGGCGATATTCTCAATGAATACGTCAAAGGCGACATGGAACACTACGGCATTCCGGGTGGCCCGGTGCATGACGCTACTGTCATCGCCTATCTGCTCAAGCCTGAGTTGTTCACCGGTCGTTCAGTCAACGTAGTCGTTGATAGCCGCGAAGGCCCGACGTTCGGCCAAACCATCGTCGACTGGTATGACGGCCTGAAAGCGCCGAAGAA from Pseudomonas sp. ACM7 includes:
- the rbsK gene encoding ribokinase — encoded protein: MPAKVVVIGSLNMDLVTRAPRLPRGGETLIGESFATVSGGKGANQAVAAARLGAQVSMVGCVGSDAYGNELRGALLAEQIDCQAVSTVDDSSGVALIVVDDNSQNAIVIVAGANGALTPEVIDRFDAVLRAADVIICQLEVPDATVGHALKRGRELGKTVILNPAPASRPLPADWYASIDYLIPNESEASALSGLPVDSLASAETAASRLISLGAGKVIITLGAQGSLFANGKGFEHFPAPKVKAVDTTAAGDTFVGGFAAALAAGKNEADAIRFGQVAAALSVTRAGAQPSIPTLSDVQAFKAP
- the rbsD gene encoding D-ribose pyranase, translated to MKKTPLLNVALSRLIASLGHGDIVVIGDAGLPVPPGVELIDLALTQGIPDFVSTLKVVLSEMQVESHVLAQEILDKKPSALATLDELNAEGALGQRELLSHDQFKVLSQQARAIVRTGECQPYCNIVLVAGVTF
- a CDS encoding nucleoside hydrolase, with amino-acid sequence MHRYAQKLHHLLRSLLLLSLITATSAQAAEKIDLIIDTDPGADDVVALLFALASPQELNIRALTTVAGNVRLDKTSRNARLAREWAGREEVPVYAGAPKPLMRTPIYAENIHGKEGLSGVTVHEPKKGLAQGNAVNYLIDTLKAAKPHSITIAMLGPQTNLALALIQEPEIVQGIKEVVIMGGAHFNGGNITPVAEFNLFADPQAAEVVLKSGVKLTYLPLDVTHKILTSEARLKQIAAINNNASKLVGDILNEYVKGDMEHYGIPGGPVHDATVIAYLLKPELFTGRSVNVVVDSREGPTFGQTIVDWYDGLKAPKNAFWVESGDAQGFFDLLTERLARLK